A genomic region of Thunnus albacares chromosome 4, fThuAlb1.1, whole genome shotgun sequence contains the following coding sequences:
- the smarcc2 gene encoding SWI/SNF complex subunit SMARCC2 isoform X4, translating to MKCFLDFKAGGALCHILAAAYKFKSDQGWRRFDFQNPSRMDRNVEMFLTIEKSLVQNNCLTRPVIYLSPDIEPKLLGKLKDIIKRHQGSVTEDKASSSHVVVPIPTSLEEEEWVRPVMKRDKQVLLHWGYFPDSYDTWIPASEIEAAVEDPPSPEKPRKVHAKWILDLDQYNEWMNEEDYEVGEGCPKRKRISAKTLTDEVTTPDERRDKKPGSAKKRKRSPSPSPTPPPQENKKKNTKKGPTTPYTKSKRGQREEEQEDLGKDLDEASPVPASEEGNPAKTNNTKKDSDSTPVKGGTDMDEQEDESMETTGKEEEEGSPSVKGEPVKGSDLHEDNVTEQTHHIIIPSYAAWFDYNSVHAIERRALPEFFNGKNKSKTPEIYLAYRNFMIDTYRLNPQEYLTSTACRRNLAGDVCAIMRVHAFLEQWGLINYQVDSESRPTPMGPPPTSHFHVLADTPSSLVPLQPKTSQVHTQTPATQQMMSFPDKVKDKPADLQNFGLRTDMYSKKTGSTKSKSAASSMREWTEQETLLLLEGLEMYKDDWNKVSEHVGSRTQDECILHFLRLPIEDPYLEDSSSTLGPLAYQPVPFSQAGNPVMSTVAFLASVVDPRVASAAAKSALEEFSRMKEEVPAALVEAHVRRVEEAARVSGRQDPLYGLEGSGIAGTGLEEGDRPDESSDESKSDSQSSEEKREAKDSKDGVTEEEEKQAENGKKEEERGREPEGEREADKTESEMGDGEKEKDGKEGTEEGQREGESEVERKAKVERDVGEGNLATAAASALAAAAVKAKHLAAVEERKIKSLVALLVETQMKKLEIKLRHFEELETIMDREREALEYQRQQLLADRQSFHMEQLKYAEMRARQQHFQQIQHQQHSQAGGPHSTQAAAAPPTQGPTATQPAPSTPAPQPAPSPAPPASSAPAPESQPPASAHTSPPCPPGPAMAAHSSSSTTPVLHEPTAPLPGETLHPSAPVPPPQ from the exons ATGAAGTGTTTCCTGGACTTCAAGGCCGGAGGGGCTCTCTGTCACATCCTGGCTGCTGCCTACAAGTTCAAGAGTGACCAAGGATG GCGCAGGTTTGACTTCCAGAATCCGTCGAGGATGGACCGAAATGTGGAGATGTTCTTGACGATTGAGAAGTCCTTAGTGCAG AACAACTGTCTGACTAGACCTGTCATCTACCTGAGTCCTGACATAGAGCCAAAACTGCTTGGGAAACTGAAAGACATCATCAAAAGACATCag GGCTCAGTGACTGAGGACAAGGCCTCCAGCTCCCATGTCGTCGTTCCTATTCCCACCAGCTTGGAGGAAG AGGAGTGGGTGCGTCCCGTGATGAAGAGAGATAAGCAAGTGCTGCTCCACTGGGGATATTTTCCTGACAG TTACGACACCTGGATCCCAGCCAGTGAGATTGAGGCTGCTGTGGAGGATCCTCCCAGCCCAGAGAAGCCCAGGAAG GTCCATGCCAAGTGGATTTTAGACCTGGACCAGTATAACGAGTGGATGAATGAGGAGGACTATGAAGTAGGAGAAGGTTGcccaaagaggaagaggatcTCAGCCAAGACCCTGACAGACGAGGTGACCACACCTGACGAGCGGAGAGACAAGAAGCCTGGCAGTGCCAAGAAGAGGAAACGCTCGCCGTCACCCTCACCCACCCCTCCACCTCAggagaacaagaagaagaacaccAAAAAAGG gCCAACAACCCCGTACACCAAATCTAAACGGGgccagagggaggaggagcaggaggatcTGGGTAAGGACTTGGATGAAGCATCACCTGTCCCAGCATCTGAAGAGGGAAATCCAGCTAAGACAA aTAACACTAAGAAGGACTCTGATTCAACCCCAGTCAAGGGAGGAACAGATATGG ATGAGCAAGAGGATGAGTCCATGGAAACAACCGGAAAG gaggaagaggaaggctCTCCGAGTGTGAAGGGTGAACCAGTGAAAGGCTCGGACCTTCACGAGGACAATGTGACTGAGCAAACCCACCACATAATCATACCCAGCTACGCTGCCTGGTTTGACTACAACAG TGTTCATGCTATTGAGCGCAGAGCCCTGCCAGAGTTTTTCAATGGGAAGAACAAATCCAAAACCCCTGAGAT TTACCTGGCATACAGGAACTTCATGATTGACACCTACCGACTGAACCCTCAGGAGTACCTGACCTCCACCGCCTGCCGCAGGAACCTGGCAGGAGATGTGTGTGCAATCATGAG AGTCCACGCTTTCCTGGAGCAGTGGGGACTTATCAACTACCAGGTGGACTCTGAGAGCCGGCCCACGCCCATGGGCCCCCCACCCACCTCTCATTTCCACGTTCTGGCAGACACTCCATCCAGTCTGGTGCCCCTCCAGCCCAAAACATCCCAGGTCCACACACAG ACTCCTGCTACACAGCAGATGATGTCCTTCCCAGATAAAGTGAAGGATAAACCAGCAGATCTGCAGAACTTTGGGCTGCGGACTGACATGTACAGCAAGAAGACCGGCTCTACAAAG AGCAAGAGCGCAGCGAGCTCCATGAGGGAGTGGACAGAACAGGAAACACTATTACTACTCGAG GGCTTGGAGATGTACAAGGACGACTGGAACAAGGTGTCAGAACACGTGGGCAGTCGTACACAGGATGAGTGCATCCTGCACTTCCTGCGGCTGCCCATTGAAGACCCCTACTTGGAGGACAGCTCCTCGACACTGGGACCACTGGCCTACCAGCCGGTACCTTTCAGCCAAGCAGGAAACCCTGTGATGAGCACAGTGGCGTTCCTGGCCTCTGTAGTCGACCCACGTGTGGCCTCAGCTGCAGCCAAATCTGCTCTGG AGGAGTTTTCACGTATGAAGGAGGAAGTTCCTGCAGCCCTTGTTGAGGCTCATGTGCGGCGGGTGGAGGAGGCAGCGAGGGTCAGCGGCCGACAGGACCCTCTGTACGGCCTGGAGGGGAGTGGCATCGCAGGCACCGGCCTGGAGGAGGGAGACAGACCCG ATGAAAGCAGCGATGAAAGTAAGAGTGACAGCCAATCAAGTGAAGAGAAGAGGGAGGCCAAG GACAGCAAAGATGGAgtcactgaggaagaggagaagcagGCAGAAAacggaaagaaagaagaagagagaggaagagaacctgaaggagagagggaggcagacaAAACTGAGTCAGAGATGG gtgatggagagaaggagaaggatgGAAAAGAGGGAACAGAGGAAGgacaaagagaaggagagagtgagGTAGAAAGGAAGGCTAAAGTGGAGCGTGATGTGGGAGAAGGGAATCTGGCCACCGCCGCTGCATCCGCTTtagctgctgcagctgtcaaAGCCAAG CATCTGGCTgcagtggaggagaggaagatcaAATCTCTGGTGGCTCTGCTGGTGGAGACCCAAATGAAGAAGCTGGAGATTAAACTGAGACACTTTGAAGAACTGGAAACCATcatggacagagagagggaggct TTGGAGTACCAGCGgcagcagctgctggctgaccGTCAGTCTTTCCACATGGAGCAGTTGAAATACGCTGAGATGAGAGCTCGCCAGCAGCACTTCCAGCAGATTCAGCACCAGCAGCACAGCCAAGCCGGGGGTCCTCATTCCACCCAGGCTGCAGCAGCCCCGCCAACCCAAGGCCCGACTGCAACTCAGCCAGCTCCCAGCACACCAGCACCGCAGCCGGCCCCCAGCCCTGCACCTCCAGCCTCTTCTGCCCCGGCTCCTGAGTCCCAGCCACCTGCGAGTGCCCACACCTCGCCCCCCTGCCCCCCAGGCCCGGCCATGGCTGCGCACTCCAGCTCCAGCACTACTCCTGTACTCCATG AGCCCACCGCCCCGCTCCCCGGGGAAACCCTCCACCCCTCAGCTCCAGTTCCACCTCCGCAGTGA